Proteins encoded in a region of the uncultured Paludibaculum sp. genome:
- a CDS encoding chemotaxis response regulator protein-glutamate methylesterase — MAFNRTVRVLIVDDSAFVRQTLKEILETDPAIQVIAVAGDPYVAVERIRAQQPDVITLDIEMPRMDGLTFLEKLMGQHPIPVVICSTLTEAGSDVALAALAKGAVEVITKPKLGTKEFFEESRVKICDIVKAAAHVRLARHRPASSVKVEPKLTADAVLAKPASAAMIQTTEKVVVVGASTGGTEALREFLEAMPLDAPGIVIVQHMPEEFTARFAQRLDGMCRISVREAADNDSVIRGQALIAPGNRHVLLKRSGARYFVELRDGPLVSRHRPSVDVLFRSAARYGGKNVVGVIMTGMGDDGAKGMLEMKQAGAFNIAQDENTCVVFGMPAEAIKLGGVDRVVPLGNIAPEAVRLCQGR; from the coding sequence TCGCGTGCTGATCGTGGACGATTCCGCTTTCGTCAGACAGACATTGAAAGAGATCCTCGAAACAGATCCAGCAATCCAGGTGATCGCGGTCGCAGGTGATCCTTACGTAGCGGTCGAGCGGATTAGAGCTCAACAGCCCGATGTCATTACGTTGGACATTGAGATGCCGCGAATGGACGGCCTCACCTTTCTGGAGAAGCTCATGGGCCAGCACCCCATCCCGGTGGTCATCTGTTCCACTCTCACCGAGGCGGGTTCCGATGTCGCGCTGGCGGCACTAGCAAAAGGCGCGGTCGAGGTTATCACGAAGCCGAAGCTGGGCACGAAGGAGTTTTTCGAAGAATCACGAGTGAAGATATGCGACATCGTGAAGGCGGCTGCCCACGTGCGATTGGCCAGACATCGCCCCGCAAGCAGTGTCAAAGTGGAGCCGAAGCTGACGGCAGACGCCGTTCTGGCGAAACCCGCCTCGGCGGCCATGATTCAAACCACGGAAAAAGTAGTGGTGGTGGGTGCGTCGACCGGCGGAACCGAGGCTCTTCGCGAGTTCCTCGAGGCGATGCCGCTGGATGCTCCGGGGATTGTCATTGTCCAGCACATGCCGGAGGAATTCACTGCCAGATTCGCACAGCGTCTGGACGGGATGTGCCGGATCTCTGTAAGGGAAGCAGCCGATAACGATTCGGTCATTCGGGGGCAGGCCCTGATCGCACCTGGGAACAGGCATGTGCTGCTCAAACGTAGTGGCGCCCGGTACTTTGTCGAACTTCGCGACGGGCCTCTGGTCAGCCGGCACCGGCCGTCCGTCGATGTTCTGTTCCGGTCCGCGGCGCGTTACGGCGGAAAGAATGTCGTCGGCGTGATTATGACCGGGATGGGAGACGACGGTGCCAAAGGGATGTTGGAAATGAAGCAGGCTGGTGCTTTCAATATCGCCCAGGATGAAAACACTTGCGTGGTTTTCGGAATGCCCGCCGAAGCGATTAAGCTCGGTGGCGTCGACCGGGTCGT